A genomic stretch from Deltaproteobacteria bacterium includes:
- the gap gene encoding type I glyceraldehyde-3-phosphate dehydrogenase, translating to MPVRIGMNGFGRIGRYMARILAGSKTAELVVVNARASNHDLAHLLKYDSVHGIFPGSVQANEEGFLLDGKQVAVTRQGPGEWKWSDRQVDIVLETTGKFNDRASCEKHLSCGARKVLVSAPAKQPDLTVVMGVNDNLYDPEKHRIVSNASCTTNCLAPVCHVLHDRFGIEHGMMTTIHSYTMSQRILDGSHKDLRRARAAAMSMIPTTTGAAKAVFEVIPELSGRLFGMAIRVPTPNVSLVDLVVRLEKPTDKKGLNETLKAAAAGELAGVTDYTELPLVSVDFIGSTFGGVVDGSCTEVIGGNMAKLIVWYDNEAGFCWQLTRLIDLVAGSLPSR from the coding sequence GGTACATGGCCCGAATTCTTGCCGGAAGCAAAACCGCCGAACTTGTCGTGGTCAATGCCCGGGCATCCAACCACGATCTGGCTCACCTTCTGAAATACGATTCCGTTCACGGAATCTTCCCAGGATCCGTGCAAGCCAACGAGGAAGGCTTTCTGCTCGATGGAAAACAGGTCGCCGTCACCCGTCAGGGCCCCGGAGAATGGAAATGGTCGGATCGTCAGGTCGATATCGTTCTGGAGACGACCGGCAAATTCAACGACAGGGCCAGCTGCGAAAAGCATCTGTCCTGCGGGGCCCGCAAGGTACTGGTCAGCGCCCCGGCCAAACAACCGGATCTGACCGTGGTCATGGGTGTCAACGACAATCTCTACGATCCGGAAAAACATCGAATCGTTTCCAACGCCTCCTGCACCACCAATTGTCTGGCCCCGGTCTGCCACGTTCTCCACGATAGATTCGGCATTGAACACGGCATGATGACCACCATCCACTCCTACACCATGAGCCAGCGCATCCTGGACGGCTCCCACAAGGATCTCCGACGGGCCCGGGCGGCGGCCATGTCCATGATCCCCACAACCACAGGAGCGGCCAAGGCCGTATTCGAGGTCATACCTGAGTTGAGCGGACGCCTCTTCGGCATGGCCATTCGGGTTCCCACCCCCAATGTCTCGCTGGTCGACCTGGTGGTCAGGCTCGAAAAACCCACCGACAAGAAGGGATTGAACGAAACGCTCAAGGCCGCAGCGGCCGGAGAGCTGGCCGGAGTGACCGACTACACGGAGCTTCCCCTCGTTTCCGTGGATTTCATCGGCAGCACCTTCGGCGGTGTCGTTGACGGCTCCTGCACGGAAGTCATTGGCGGCAACATGGCCAAGCTCATCGTCTGGTACGACAACGAAGCCGGGTTCTGCTGGCAGCTCACCCGTCTCATTGATCTGGTCGCCGGATCCCTGCCCTCTCGGTGA
- a CDS encoding phosphoribosylformylglycinamidine cyclo-ligase, producing MNDRGKAYREAGVDIEAGNEFVGRIRNLVNQARTKGTVSGIGGFGGLFKPDLSNCKHPLLVASTDGVGTKLKLAFLFDVHNTVGIDLVAMSVNDILVQGAKPLFFLDYFATGKLMIDVAEQVVSGVVAGCQEAGCALLGGETAEMPDFYAPGEYDLSGFCVGLVDDEKLVDGMAIRKGDRIIGLASSGIHSNGFSLVRKLLTESGLRGNDIFPGTSRSVSSVLLEPTRIYVSTILNLLRDLEIRGMVHVTGGGFYDNIPRVLPRGCSARVDFEAWPVPPVFDWLKAQGNLSWEEMLQIFNCGIGYILVVRADLEESVMSRLRGLDEDAWVIGEIVEAEGPSTVTIVFPK from the coding sequence ATGAACGATAGAGGCAAAGCATACCGAGAAGCAGGAGTGGACATTGAGGCCGGCAACGAATTCGTGGGCCGAATCAGAAACCTCGTCAACCAGGCACGCACCAAGGGAACCGTCAGCGGAATCGGCGGGTTTGGTGGCCTGTTCAAGCCCGACTTGTCCAATTGCAAGCATCCGTTGCTGGTGGCCTCCACCGATGGGGTTGGAACCAAACTCAAGCTGGCTTTTCTGTTCGATGTCCACAACACCGTGGGGATCGACCTGGTGGCCATGAGTGTGAACGATATATTGGTTCAAGGTGCCAAGCCTTTGTTTTTTTTGGATTACTTTGCTACCGGAAAACTGATGATCGATGTCGCCGAACAGGTCGTGTCCGGAGTGGTGGCCGGGTGCCAAGAGGCGGGGTGCGCTCTTTTGGGCGGGGAAACCGCCGAGATGCCCGATTTCTATGCTCCCGGAGAATACGATCTGTCTGGATTCTGCGTCGGGTTGGTGGACGACGAGAAGCTTGTGGACGGGATGGCCATCCGCAAGGGGGACAGGATTATCGGGTTGGCCTCTTCGGGTATTCACTCCAACGGCTTTTCCCTAGTCCGTAAACTCCTGACGGAATCCGGTCTGCGGGGGAATGATATCTTTCCAGGCACATCTCGTTCCGTATCCAGCGTGTTGCTCGAACCGACCAGAATCTATGTCTCGACGATCCTCAACCTGCTGCGGGACCTCGAGATCCGGGGCATGGTGCATGTGACCGGAGGCGGATTCTACGACAACATTCCCCGGGTTTTGCCTCGAGGCTGTTCGGCCCGTGTCGATTTTGAAGCCTGGCCGGTGCCTCCTGTCTTTGACTGGCTCAAGGCCCAGGGAAATTTGTCCTGGGAGGAGATGCTTCAGATATTCAACTGCGGCATCGGCTACATTCTCGTGGTCCGGGCGGATCTCGAGGAAAGCGTCATGTCCAGGTTGCGGGGGTTGGACGAGGATGCCTGGGTCATCGGCGAGATCGTCGAGGCCGAGGGACCAAGCACGGTGACAATCGTTTTCCCGAAGTAG
- a CDS encoding AI-2E family transporter produces the protein MELIRRWMRSFLADPQVVVLFVVLLIGAGVVLFFGDLLAPLIGSVVIAFLLEGLVKPLLRLRMPRLLAVGIVFTLFMCFLVVLVLGLLPILSKQITQFIGQLPEIVRVGQQELLKLPEKYPQFISPEQVNTLLGTIASEATSLGRQAVTYSLASVRSALTFVVYMVLVPIMVFFLLKDKDKLLDWVRNLLPADHGLASQVWQDVRLQTGNYVRGKIWEVFIIWGLSYAVFWYLDLNYAMLLGLLVGISVIIPYVGATLVTFPVAILAYFQWGWGSDFLILMAAYTVIQIFDGNILVPVLLSEVMDLHPIAIISSILVFGGLWGIWGVFFAIPLATLLQSVLVAMLARRSMPGTASA, from the coding sequence ATGGAACTCATACGGCGATGGATGCGATCCTTTTTGGCCGACCCGCAGGTGGTCGTCCTTTTCGTTGTCCTTCTGATCGGGGCCGGGGTCGTCCTGTTCTTCGGCGACCTTTTGGCACCCCTGATCGGTTCCGTGGTCATTGCATTTTTGCTGGAAGGTCTGGTTAAGCCGCTTCTTCGGCTTCGCATGCCCAGGCTTTTGGCCGTTGGAATCGTCTTCACCCTGTTCATGTGTTTTTTGGTGGTCTTGGTGCTTGGTCTGCTGCCAATTCTCTCGAAACAGATCACCCAATTCATTGGTCAGCTTCCGGAAATCGTCAGGGTCGGCCAGCAGGAGCTCCTAAAGCTTCCGGAAAAATATCCCCAGTTCATCTCTCCGGAGCAGGTCAACACCCTTCTGGGCACCATCGCCTCCGAAGCCACATCCCTGGGCCGACAGGCTGTGACGTATTCCCTGGCCTCGGTCCGTAGCGCGCTGACTTTTGTCGTCTACATGGTTCTCGTTCCGATCATGGTCTTTTTTCTCCTCAAGGACAAAGACAAACTGCTCGACTGGGTCCGGAATCTTCTTCCGGCAGATCACGGCTTGGCCAGTCAGGTCTGGCAGGATGTCCGACTGCAGACCGGAAACTATGTCCGAGGAAAGATTTGGGAGGTCTTCATCATCTGGGGTTTGAGCTACGCAGTCTTTTGGTATCTTGATCTGAACTACGCCATGCTCCTCGGCCTGCTCGTGGGTATTTCAGTCATCATACCCTATGTGGGGGCGACCCTGGTGACGTTTCCCGTGGCCATTCTGGCCTATTTCCAATGGGGCTGGGGGTCGGACTTCTTGATCCTCATGGCGGCCTACACGGTCATCCAGATCTTTGATGGAAATATCCTGGTGCCCGTTCTCCTGTCGGAGGTGATGGATCTGCATCCCATAGCCATAATCTCCTCCATTTTGGTCTTCGGCGGGCTTTGGGGGATCTGGGGGGTCTTTTTCGCCATTCCATTAGCCACGCTTCTCCAGTCCGTGCTGGTGGCCATGCTGGCTAGACGTTCCATGCCCGGCACAGCTTCAGCATGA
- a CDS encoding ATPase P, producing MLNIDIPGRENPLNLNHLVLDYNGTIALDGTPLPGFGSRTAALGQTMSIHVLTADTHGTATAMLRMFGIQACVIGSYRQDEQKLEFIRKLGPENCACIGNGRNDLLMLEAAALGIAVIQSEGAYASLVAAADIVCTSVLDALDLFLHPLRLVATLRL from the coding sequence ATGCTGAACATCGACATCCCCGGACGGGAGAACCCTCTGAATCTGAACCACTTGGTTCTGGACTACAACGGGACCATTGCCCTTGACGGCACCCCGCTTCCCGGTTTTGGGTCAAGAACCGCCGCCCTGGGTCAAACCATGAGCATTCATGTCCTGACCGCCGACACCCATGGCACGGCCACCGCAATGCTAAGGATGTTCGGGATTCAGGCATGCGTCATCGGCTCCTACCGCCAGGACGAGCAAAAACTCGAATTCATCCGTAAGCTTGGCCCCGAAAACTGTGCCTGCATAGGAAACGGCCGCAACGACCTGCTCATGCTCGAGGCCGCAGCCCTGGGTATTGCGGTCATCCAGTCCGAAGGGGCCTACGCAAGCCTCGTGGCCGCTGCGGACATTGTCTGCACCTCCGTTCTCGACGCCCTGGATCTCTTTCTCCACCCTCTGCGCCTGGTCGCGACGCTCCGCCTTTAG